CTCTTGAACGTCTTACGTACTCAAGCAAACCCCCCACTAACACTTCAATTCCTTCATATCTTCACTCCATAGGAAGGACCGGTGGGAAATTGTCTTGGGAGATTAccaccagtgtgtgtgtgcgtgtgtgtgtgtgttgaaaagAAGCAATGTATTAATGTAGCCTGAGGTCCATATGCAACATGCAtgaatttttgtgtgtattttgtatccgtgtgtgtgtgtcatccaAGGAACACATAAGTGGATTAGCCGTCATGCTTTTATTCCTGTAATGGAAACATCAGGCGGAGAAAGAAAAGTAGGGCTGAGGCCAGGCGGCGAgtgagaaagggggggggggggggggttcagtaGACTAAAAGCAACGTTCAAGAGCCTCAAGGTTTTCTTCAGTAGGGAATGCTTTGTGGTGGAAAATTCAACCCCCGCCTATTGGAAACAGTGAACAACACATGTTGATCTTATCTTATGTTGATATCTTCTCTGTCACACGcacttgggggtggggggtaacgcccccccaaaaaacaatttttttaaggcCGATTGAAAGGCGTCACAAAGGCAGCAACGTGCCTCCAATGCCTAAAAGGGACGTGTTGACTTTGACTCTTCATTCTATCTTTGCTGTTACAGAGCATATGCCAAGATGACTGTATGATGTTGTGCTCTCATcgcgttgtttttgttttagtctcTGATTGAGTACAGGGGGCGTGTCCTCCTGCGCCGCACCTGTTTCTCATTCACAAATCAACTCTTTATAAGGACCAAATTCCAAATTATTATCTCTAGCTTCGTCTCTTGTTTCTGACGTGAGTCTTGTAGTTTTATGTTGTTGGTTCCTCGACTTATTGCCGCAGTGCTTGTTATCAACGcgttgagcctttttttttactccgtaGTTTTGTTTCCTCAGCTTTACGTCTGAGTGATTGGTATCCACGTGTTGTTTTTCCCACGTCGCTTTTTAGTTTATCCGCTTTGTACAGCTcgttttgtatttagttttttcttatTCGCGTTGTGCGATTCTGCAGCCGTCaggtgtatttttgtttgttttccttgcatactttgcaagcgacttttgttaactgttCTTCTCCTGGCTTCGCCCAGCGCTTTGTGTTGTAGAATTCTGATGTGTACAATTAAATTTGTCAATCCACATCGTTTGTGTCTCTGCGTTTGTGCGATCCACTATCCGGTTATTCCGGAAATCATTACAACAGGCTGTTCATTTTCAACTCTTAAGATCTTGCAAAAGTAGTAGCGGTGATGTGTGCGTGTCGGGGGAGACTTGATGAATGTGTATGTTGAGAACATCCACAGGTTTGTGTGACAACGAGCTAACTGGGAGTGACACATGACAATGAGGCAGTGAAAACAGGTCACTGGACACTTTGAGGATTAGCACTGTTTGGGGGGGTAAGACATCCCAGGCAGATGTCCAGGGTCCCATGCCAGAAGCAAATGTGTGTGCACGCATGCATGTCTGCAATCATCTCAATATATTTACATTCGGTCATGTTTGACATGTGATGACTTTCATTTGATCAATATgaatatcacacacacacacaaaaaaaaagtgaagtggCGTCAACCTGGCGTTGTCCGTGCTGGCAGCTGTGGAAGAAAATCTCATGAGGAGATTGTGGGCATCCTGGAGCGTTCGCCCGAGTCATTCTTCCGCTCCAGCAACAATGGCAACTTATAGAAGAACATAGCCGAACTGCCTTCGCTGGGGCTCATCAAGGatctttacaataaataaacctCATTCAGTCCGTAAAAGTGATATgattttctttaatttaaattgtGAGTCTTCAGCTTTGTGAGCATCCTAAGGCTGGAGTCCAAGTGCTTTTTGGCTTTTACTTAGTGATATTGACAGTTTAATTAGCGTTATGTTATTTCTTATGGGTAGaatgaataatcattttttattttctgcaaaAGCCTGTAAATACGTGAAAACGTGTCAAAGTGGCTGGAAATGTAAGTTAAACAAGTATAGTTAACCAAATAACATGAAACATTAAAAAGTACTGTGACCCAAGTCAACCCGGTACGATGATAATGATGCACTGCCGCCTCCTTACGGTACTAGGGCGGTACACACCGGCCCGGAACTAAGGGTCTTCGTGTGTCCTTTCCAGACCCATTTAAATGATGTACTGTCGCCTTCTCACGCTTTTCGAATACTCGTCGCATTACTTGCCTATTAATACTATGTGACAGTAAACGCAAGTAAATAATACTATTTTAGTACAGTTCTGCACCCTCACCGGCATTAAGGAATAGCTATTGTCTGTTTCAATTGCGAAGTTAACTTCGCGTTAGCAGCTAGCATACATTGATTAGTGGACGAAAAGGCTGTCAACACCATCAAACTAGTAAGTAAACAGTAAGCAACGTAAATCAACAACACTTAGGGCTGTTTTACATTCTAAGTACTTACTAAATATCTGTCATCGTGTTATTTGATTTTATGTACACGATAacgatgtttgtttgttttttaaaccgaAACAGGCAGATGTGATGGAAAAACCTGCAGAGGAAACAGCAGTTGTAAAGGgaacagaggctgcagttaagGGTGAAGCAGCCCTCAAACCAGAGTGAGTCATTAGCCAATGAACTACCACCAAACTGTCAATCGTTGAATATGAAGTGcgttttttatttcttaatcaCTTATTCACATTTACTTAAAGTGgggtaaaaaaagtatttgaccAAAATCCAATATGAAGTCCATGGGAAACTGgctcaaaaatgttttgcctcACGATATTCGGTGTTGCTTTGGCATCATCTTGTGGCATAGGTGCCAGGGGACAATGTTGAAGTGGGTGTAAAAGCTTCATTTCAACAGGCCACCCCTAGAAAGGTACTACCTTTTATGGAGAATAAAAATAGTAAACCTTTAATGTTGTAAACATTCTCAATTTGCCTCTGTAAGCTCCACCTAAATCATGAGATCAAGTGGAATTTCCCTCTCATCATAACACTGAACACAACACCCTCCCGTTTGTTGTAATTACAGATTCATCACCAGCAAAGAAAAATTCCACGAGTTTCTTGACGCCGAATGTCAAAGCTTGAAGGGAGGCGCGAGCAAGGTATCCGAGGACCCCTTTGAGAAGCCTGAACTTAAAAAGGTGAAATTGGACACAGAAGAGATCAACAAAGGCGCCAAACCGGACGGCAAACGAACGAGGGGGCAGAACAAGTCAAGGCCACACAAGAAACCACAATCGTACGAGGAAAAGAGGTTGTGTGCCTATGCTCGTCAGGTAGGAATTTTAAACACGACATCTGTGCATCTTCTATACTGCTTTCCTTAATTCGGGTTACAGGTGAGGTGAAGCCTTTCCTGAGTTGACCTATTGCGATCAGATTTCCTAAACGCTTGTCCCTCTCACCTCGCTAGGACAACCGGGAATGTCCCTACGGCGACAAGTGCCACTTCTACCACGACGTCGCCGTGTACTTGGCCAACAAGCCCGCCGACATCGGCGAACGCTGCCACGTCTTCGACACCTTCGGGAAGTGCGCGTACGGCCTCTCCTGTCGCTTTGCCAAGGCGCACACCACGGCGGAGCTGAAGAGCGCCGAGAATGCCGACGTGGTGAAAAGCTGCGAGGGCCGCAGGCCGTTGAGGAACAGCCTGAGTAAAGAGCTGCAGAATCAACTGAGGAAGCATTCTGTCGCGTTCGACAAGTCGGCGGCGTACCTCAAGGCGCTGAACGACAGCAAGGAGAAAAAAGAACAGGGCAATGGTAggaagacattttattttgttgagtatataaGACGGTCATTTTCAAACTGGGGTCCCCAGAGGCTTGGGAGTctgcaaaaataatttgcagaAGTTAATTACCTTGTTAAACTTGATTTATGATTTTAATAataaacccaaaaagtttgagaacagCTGACGTGAGAGATATTAATCAGCAATTATTTCAATCTTTTACCAGGCGCCGCTGACTTACTGGCAGATTCAACGACCAAAACAAAGTGTGAATCTACAGATGCAGAAACACAGGTAAAAATAtacttatattatatatatttttttattattattattatttttttattttattttttttaatttttaaaaaaaaacatttttgttgcagGTTAGCGCTGAGAAACCCTCCACGGTGAGAACTGTCGGTGTGTTGACCGACGTGGACGTCATCAAGTTGCGAGCATGTGAGAAGAAGCAGGTATCTTCCACTctcttttttatattatttatattttttacagtcaaaacaaagatggctgaatgGATGCGTTTTGTCCTTGCCAGGTGGACTTCCGAGACAAACTCTACCTCGCCCCATTAACGACCGTATGTGCCGGTAGAGTTGAAAGTTTCACGCGTCATTGATGCAGCCGTTCATTTCcggattttctttttattccctCAGTGCGGCAACCTGCCGTTTCGCCGCGTGTGCAAACGTCTGGGGGCGGACATCACCTGCGGCGAGATGGCCATGTGCACCAACCTGCTCCAGGGTCAGCAGTCCGAGTGGGCTTTGCTCAAGAGGCACGAGAGTGAGGATCTCTTTGGAGTTCAGGTTAGGTTACAAAACAACTTTAATAAGCAGAATGGGTCTAAAATGTCCgcctcaaaccaaaatggcagacgtcTTGTGTCTTTTCGGGCTTCTATTAAATTTCTTGTCACTAAGTACaactggctttgggggctgaattttcaaattttaaagcGGAAACCCAAATCATAAATAGAGGGGTAATAAACGCtgactgattttacaaaaaaattggtcCTTAGGTGGAGGGCTGCTTCCCCGATACCATGACGAGATGCGCCGAGCTCATCAACAACAACACGGAGGTGGACTTTGTGGACATCAACTCGGGGTGCCCCATCGACCTCGTATATAAGAaggtaagctttttttttcttttctgtgttgtaatgtacggaagcgtattgcattcacctgaaaaaaaattctcgcaattttttggggggaactttgtttttttttgagtattttttattttattttcagtttttctgaatatttttttctgtccaaaaaaatctgtcagaaaaacaggaggaaaaattactcagaaaattGGGGGAGGGggattatttgttttgttttttttaaacaggaggaaaaaaaacttttaaaaacaagggggggggggaaatactccgaaaaacaaaacacctgtttgactctttttttgaaggtttttttttttttttttttttttaatctctgaactccaagtgacttgtttcagactcgctaatagcggaagcggacactttcccgcatacctccatatgcaataagatggtcatgtttacttactggctctcaataaaggcatGAATGTGTATACcatattgtggtttgttctctaatctctgagggaaaacccctttaaaaaattattcagaaaaacagaaaaattattattttataaaacggtaaaattactcagaaaaacagaaaaaaatattttaaaaaactgagggaaaaaaaattattttttaaattaaaaaattacaaaaaaaacagggaaaaaatattcaataaaacagaacgactttttttttttttcatagtcatGCATGCCTGGCtcactttattttttgctcCTCAGGGCGGAGGCTGCGGCTTGATGACCCGCACCCGCAAGTTTGAGCAGATCATCCGTGGAATGAATTATGTGAGTGTACATGTTTAAGAAGATATTGTGCAAATTTTCGAGGAAACTAATGtctcaaccccccacccccccaccccctcttttATTCTGTAGGTGCTAGACGTCCCTTTAACAGTGAAGATCCGGACCGGCGTTCAGGAAAAGAACAACATTGCGCATAAACT
The sequence above is drawn from the Vanacampus margaritifer isolate UIUO_Vmar chromosome 17, RoL_Vmar_1.0, whole genome shotgun sequence genome and encodes:
- the dus3l gene encoding tRNA-dihydrouridine(47) synthase [NAD(P)(+)]-like, producing MEKPAEETAVVKGTEAAVKGEAALKPEFITSKEKFHEFLDAECQSLKGGASKVSEDPFEKPELKKVKLDTEEINKGAKPDGKRTRGQNKSRPHKKPQSYEEKRLCAYARQDNRECPYGDKCHFYHDVAVYLANKPADIGERCHVFDTFGKCAYGLSCRFAKAHTTAELKSAENADVVKSCEGRRPLRNSLSKELQNQLRKHSVAFDKSAAYLKALNDSKEKKEQGNGAADLLADSTTKTKCESTDAETQVSAEKPSTVRTVGVLTDVDVIKLRACEKKQVDFRDKLYLAPLTTCGNLPFRRVCKRLGADITCGEMAMCTNLLQGQQSEWALLKRHESEDLFGVQVEGCFPDTMTRCAELINNNTEVDFVDINSGCPIDLVYKKGGGCGLMTRTRKFEQIIRGMNYVLDVPLTVKIRTGVQEKNNIAHKLIPEMKNWGVSMITLHGRSREQRYTKLADWDYITTCSKLASPIPLFGNGDILSYEDAMRAKETGVSGIMIARGALMKPWLFTEIKEGRHWDISSAERLDILRDFTNYGLEHWGSDTRGVEKTRTFLLEWLSFMCRYIPVGLLERVPVKINERPPYYMGRNYLESLMASQNVGDWIRISEMLLGPVPPNLNFLPKHKANSYK